The Panicum hallii strain FIL2 chromosome 9, PHallii_v3.1, whole genome shotgun sequence genome has a window encoding:
- the LOC112874506 gene encoding arsenate reductase 2.2, with protein sequence MARRGVSYVSAAQLVSMSRDPRVSIVDVRDEERTYDGHIAGSHHYASDSFAERMPELAQATGAKETLVFHCALSKVRGPSCAQMFHDYLSEAKEDSGIKNIMVLERGFNGWEISGRPVCRCKDTPCKGVCS encoded by the exons ATGGCTCGGAGGGGCGTGTCCTACGTGTCGGCGGCGCAGCTGGTGTCCATGTCCCGCGATCCCCGCGTCTCCATCGTCGACGTTAGGGATGAGGAGAGGACCTACGACGGACACATAGCTGGGTCCCACCACTACGCCAGCGACAGCTTCGCCGAGCGGATGCCCGAGCTCGCCCAGGCAACCGGGGCCAAGGAAACCCTCGTCTTCCACTGCGCACTCAGCAAG GTGCGAGGCCCGTCTTGTGCACAGATGTTCCATGACTATCTATCAGAGGCCAAGGAAGATTCAGGGATAAAGAACATCATGGTCCTAGAACGTGGGTTTAATGGATGGGAAATTTCAGGGAGGCCTGTTTGCCGTTGCAAGGACACCCCATGCAAGGGTGTATGCTCTTGA